The following proteins come from a genomic window of Candidatus Methylomirabilota bacterium:
- a CDS encoding tetratricopeptide repeat protein, whose translation MAAPGSDGGTSRSASLVLTGLYSVVLGIPLAVLGEAAGPYDDPKVWALLILAAATGFAWLVHAWNRPGSAAPARDKRARILRVIILSCVSWWAITTATSIAPLQSLLGSFGRGMGLLTMTSAALMFFLVQSECRTPRAVRSIIDVALLGSVPVCLLALGQAGGWDPLPKPWDPAVTSLTVRSTFGQHIFLGSYLVVLIPLTAARLEWALHERRESGRGPTPARARWLRSLAGAVWVAGAVGLVGLGSYWPSARWGLVAWGIVGAAAWAFRGHPVGRTVDSVFNAWLLAGLLAGQVLVVILSQGRGAFVGMLVGLSVVAVAFLVRRRAWKALSAVVLGLVALIAFLALLNLSRSPAVSLGNVGLLSRLSEVADVRRGSPGWVRVQVWRGILDGWSRQLHGETVIPGLSPRMRSVLGFGPETQLLVLDRMAGPLLGVLPATGEGWSARYVVDRAHNVLLEQLVTGGLGGAALWGLLVGSLLVVGIARIRASASPGEATMGETTMRLGTLGAVLGHVAEGQVGIATAMPLVLFWLVAGVLTSEPWVAAPILSGAPPPPVAPRKAWRWGMVLAMAALLAVLVAWTSTRWLLASVAYAEGVRRGIAGQMAEAHREFQRSVALAPGLPLPAEAAAYTAMRLAGSETDPARRRELLREAAAVLIRARHHATGSVASWTLTAQVALAQARAGDRSKLAESLDAFGAAARLRPDDPQVLAQWSWAWLENGDAARARQTAERALSRDPGEWLAWAVLARSARELGNLAEAERALGAARKLAPPEARRLLDAIVP comes from the coding sequence GTGGCGGCACCGGGTTCCGATGGGGGAACGAGCAGGTCGGCCTCGCTCGTCCTGACCGGCCTCTACTCGGTGGTGCTGGGGATCCCCCTTGCGGTCCTGGGTGAGGCGGCGGGGCCGTATGACGATCCGAAGGTGTGGGCGCTCCTGATTCTCGCGGCGGCGACTGGCTTCGCGTGGCTGGTCCACGCGTGGAATCGGCCCGGCAGCGCAGCGCCGGCCCGCGACAAGCGCGCGCGCATCCTGCGCGTGATCATCCTCTCCTGCGTGTCGTGGTGGGCCATCACCACGGCCACCTCGATCGCCCCGCTCCAGAGCTTGCTGGGGAGCTTTGGCCGCGGGATGGGGCTGCTGACGATGACCTCGGCGGCGCTGATGTTTTTCTTGGTTCAATCCGAGTGCCGGACGCCGCGCGCCGTCCGCTCCATCATCGATGTCGCATTGCTCGGAAGCGTCCCGGTCTGCCTGCTGGCGCTCGGTCAAGCCGGAGGGTGGGATCCGTTGCCGAAACCGTGGGATCCCGCGGTGACCTCGCTCACGGTGCGCTCGACCTTCGGGCAGCACATCTTCCTCGGCAGCTACCTGGTCGTGCTCATCCCACTGACGGCGGCACGCCTGGAGTGGGCCCTGCACGAGCGGCGCGAGTCCGGGCGCGGGCCGACACCGGCCCGCGCCCGGTGGCTCCGCAGTCTGGCCGGCGCCGTGTGGGTGGCCGGTGCGGTGGGGCTGGTCGGCCTTGGTTCCTACTGGCCCTCCGCCCGGTGGGGGCTGGTTGCCTGGGGAATTGTCGGCGCCGCTGCGTGGGCGTTTCGCGGCCATCCCGTCGGCCGAACGGTCGACAGTGTCTTCAACGCCTGGCTCTTGGCCGGACTTCTGGCGGGCCAGGTGCTCGTCGTGATCCTTTCTCAAGGTCGCGGGGCCTTCGTCGGGATGCTCGTCGGTCTCAGCGTCGTTGCCGTTGCATTCCTGGTCCGGCGCCGAGCCTGGAAGGCGCTGAGCGCCGTGGTGTTGGGCCTCGTCGCTCTGATTGCCTTCTTGGCGCTCCTCAACCTCTCGCGCTCGCCGGCCGTCTCTCTCGGCAATGTCGGGCTCCTGAGCCGTCTCAGCGAAGTGGCGGATGTGCGCCGCGGGTCTCCCGGGTGGGTCCGCGTGCAGGTGTGGAGGGGAATCCTCGACGGCTGGAGCCGCCAGCTCCACGGCGAGACAGTGATCCCCGGGTTGTCGCCCCGGATGCGGAGCGTTCTCGGCTTCGGGCCGGAGACCCAGCTTCTCGTTCTCGACCGCATGGCCGGGCCCTTGTTGGGTGTGCTCCCGGCCACGGGCGAGGGCTGGAGTGCGCGATACGTGGTCGATCGAGCGCACAACGTGCTGCTCGAGCAGCTCGTGACGGGCGGCTTGGGTGGCGCGGCGCTCTGGGGCCTGCTCGTCGGGTCCCTCCTCGTGGTGGGAATCGCGCGCATTCGGGCGAGCGCTTCCCCGGGGGAAGCGACGATGGGGGAAACGACGATGCGTCTCGGGACACTCGGGGCGGTGCTGGGCCACGTGGCCGAGGGTCAGGTCGGGATCGCGACCGCGATGCCCCTCGTCCTGTTCTGGCTTGTGGCGGGGGTGCTGACGTCGGAGCCTTGGGTCGCTGCTCCCATCCTGTCCGGCGCCCCTCCTCCGCCGGTGGCGCCGCGCAAGGCGTGGCGGTGGGGCATGGTCCTGGCGATGGCGGCGCTCCTGGCCGTCCTGGTCGCGTGGACCAGCACGCGCTGGCTGCTTGCCTCCGTGGCCTACGCCGAGGGAGTGCGGCGCGGGATCGCCGGGCAGATGGCGGAGGCCCATCGGGAGTTCCAACGCTCCGTCGCACTCGCCCCAGGGCTCCCGCTTCCGGCCGAGGCGGCTGCCTACACGGCTATGCGTCTGGCAGGGAGCGAGACCGATCCCGCCAGGCGACGCGAGCTCTTGCGCGAGGCGGCGGCGGTGCTCATCCGGGCTCGACACCACGCCACCGGCAGCGTGGCCTCCTGGACCCTGACCGCGCAGGTCGCGCTCGCTCAGGCGCGGGCGGGAGACCGGAGCAAGCTCGCCGAGAGTCTCGACGCCTTCGGGGCCGCGGCTCGGCTGCGCCCCGACGATCCGCAGGTGCTGGCACAGTGGTCATGGGCCTGGCTCGAGAACGGAGATGCGGCGCGGGCCCGTCAGACAGCCGAGCGGGCGCTGTCCCGGGATCCGGGCGAGTGGCTCGCGTGGGCTGTCCTGGCGCGCTCAGCGAGGGAACTCGGGAATCTCGCAGAGGCCGAGCGCGCCCTCGGGGCCGCGCGAAAGCTGGCACCGCCCGAGGCCCGACGTCTTCTCGACGCCATAGTGCCCTAG
- a CDS encoding IPTL-CTERM sorting domain-containing protein has translation MKVKGKYFSLLVAAGFAALLYDPFPTLAAVAPSLGAAASYTVLGTNSTPIAGTVTCTTSTINGKVGTTFTSITNTGPCVITGTIDAPVGGPVVAAFNTAYSNLDSQNPCDTIQSGTLAGVTLPPGVHCFTAGAALTGLLTLNGPSTGIWVFKIGTSGTGGLAGTSFQVVMAGGGQACNVYWRTAQAAAMTDSNFIGTILAGTAITLTRGNYVGRALATTNVTVTDVQPMTFAGAGCSTGATTFSTQASPGVVLGAAISDTATLSGGVTPTGAITWNLYGPNNGFCTGAAIFTSFLPISGNGIYVSGSFTPVLAGTYRWIANYSGDVNNAPIATACNDANETMVVSNGGAVTTVLTTQASPGVALGAAIFDTATLSGGAAPTGTITFNLYGPNDATCTGAAIFTSAVPVSGNGAYPSASFTPTTAGTYRWIANYSGDANNVGTANACNAVNENVVIAAIIPTLSEWAMIMMAALLVLFGVAGIRRHAM, from the coding sequence ATGAAGGTAAAGGGAAAGTACTTCAGTCTCTTGGTCGCTGCTGGATTCGCCGCGCTTCTCTACGACCCTTTCCCAACATTGGCGGCGGTCGCGCCATCACTGGGTGCGGCGGCGAGCTACACGGTCCTGGGTACAAACTCCACCCCGATTGCGGGGACGGTAACCTGCACCACTTCCACCATCAACGGAAAGGTCGGCACCACCTTCACCTCGATCACTAACACCGGGCCGTGCGTGATTACGGGGACGATCGACGCGCCGGTCGGCGGTCCGGTTGTAGCTGCCTTCAACACCGCGTACAGCAACCTCGACAGCCAGAACCCGTGCGACACGATCCAATCCGGCACCCTTGCCGGCGTCACGCTCCCGCCCGGTGTCCACTGCTTCACTGCAGGGGCCGCGCTGACCGGCCTTTTGACGCTCAACGGGCCCTCGACCGGGATCTGGGTTTTCAAGATCGGCACCTCCGGGACCGGCGGCCTCGCGGGCACTAGCTTCCAGGTGGTCATGGCCGGCGGCGGGCAGGCGTGCAACGTGTATTGGCGGACCGCCCAGGCCGCGGCGATGACGGATTCGAACTTCATAGGAACCATCCTCGCGGGTACCGCCATCACTTTGACCAGAGGAAACTACGTCGGGCGAGCCTTGGCGACGACCAACGTGACGGTGACTGACGTACAGCCAATGACCTTCGCGGGCGCGGGGTGCAGCACAGGTGCGACAACGTTCAGCACCCAGGCTTCACCCGGCGTGGTCCTTGGAGCGGCGATCAGCGACACCGCGACGTTGAGCGGTGGCGTCACTCCAACAGGGGCGATCACCTGGAACTTGTACGGTCCCAATAACGGGTTTTGCACCGGCGCGGCGATCTTTACGTCGTTTCTGCCAATCAGCGGCAACGGAATTTACGTTTCCGGATCGTTCACACCCGTGCTCGCCGGCACCTACCGCTGGATCGCCAACTACAGCGGTGATGTGAACAATGCCCCAATCGCGACCGCGTGCAACGACGCGAACGAGACCATGGTTGTATCCAATGGTGGAGCGGTTACGACCGTGCTCACAACGCAAGCCTCACCGGGAGTGGCCCTTGGAGCGGCGATCTTCGACACCGCGACGTTGAGCGGTGGCGCCGCTCCAACAGGGACGATCACCTTCAACTTGTACGGTCCCAATGACGCGACTTGCACCGGCGCGGCGATCTTTACGTCGGCGGTGCCAGTCAGCGGCAACGGTGCCTATCCCTCCGCGTCTTTCACGCCCACGACCGCAGGCACCTACCGCTGGATCGCCAACTACAGCGGTGACGCGAACAATGTCGGCACCGCGAACGCGTGCAACGCCGTGAACGAGAACGTGGTCATCGCCGCTATCATCCCCACGCTGTCTGAGTGGGCGATGATCATGATGGCTGCTCTCTTGGTCCTGTTCGGCGTGGCGGGGATTCGTCGGCACGCGATGTAG
- the xrtH gene encoding exosortase H — translation MNRADRLRLFLRRQRAGIRFCALFALFTVLGFAIIYAAQNVLVVPLNRHLAWMTEKSLRLVGAHASSSGPAVALSGFAVEIRNNCNAIYEVGLYEAAVWAYPASLRDRLIGTLVGAGVLYVVNFVRILTLLALGVLQPSWFEATHLYVWQVLFLLVAATCWIGWVSRIRPVA, via the coding sequence ATGAATCGCGCGGACCGGCTCAGACTCTTCCTCAGGCGCCAGCGCGCCGGCATCCGCTTCTGCGCGCTGTTCGCATTGTTCACCGTGCTGGGGTTCGCCATCATCTACGCCGCTCAGAACGTGCTCGTCGTTCCGCTGAACCGCCACCTCGCCTGGATGACCGAGAAGTCTTTGCGGCTCGTCGGGGCCCACGCATCCTCGTCGGGACCCGCGGTCGCACTGAGCGGCTTCGCTGTCGAGATCCGGAACAACTGCAACGCGATCTACGAGGTCGGCCTCTACGAGGCCGCTGTCTGGGCCTACCCGGCCTCGCTGCGCGACCGGCTGATCGGCACGCTGGTGGGCGCGGGCGTGCTCTACGTCGTCAACTTCGTCCGGATCCTGACCCTGCTCGCGCTCGGTGTCTTACAGCCCTCGTGGTTCGAGGCCACGCACCTGTATGTCTGGCAAGTCCTCTTCCTCCTCGTCGCCGCCACCTGCTGGATCGGGTGGGTTAGCCGGATTCGCCCGGTCGCTTAG
- a CDS encoding SEC-C metal-binding domain-containing protein, translated as MAVSLLWVVVAPVYARGLALIGRALIPVLETAPDTRYVVEGGRLLAQRPTWLAKQKRTAPLVWPIWVPTANYGVPLLAALILATPGWSWRRRGRALAVGLGLLTLTQIAFVLVTIVATQQSPVMSPDGMVQVPGFSAIKQPIFYALYSFFDQTGRGFFALFIYLGLIAVGWKAPEAIPPVPRGRPVGRNDPCPCGSGRKYKRCCLA; from the coding sequence GTGGCCGTCTCGCTGCTCTGGGTGGTCGTGGCTCCGGTCTACGCGCGCGGCCTCGCCCTGATCGGACGCGCGCTGATTCCCGTGCTCGAAACCGCGCCCGATACCCGCTATGTGGTGGAGGGCGGGCGCCTGCTGGCCCAGCGGCCGACCTGGTTGGCGAAGCAGAAGCGGACGGCTCCGCTCGTCTGGCCGATCTGGGTACCCACAGCAAACTACGGCGTGCCGCTCCTGGCCGCCCTGATCCTGGCGACCCCGGGCTGGAGCTGGCGAAGGCGCGGGCGGGCGCTCGCCGTCGGCCTCGGGCTTCTCACGCTCACCCAGATCGCGTTCGTCCTGGTCACGATCGTGGCCACCCAGCAAAGCCCCGTCATGAGTCCCGACGGCATGGTCCAGGTCCCCGGCTTTTCGGCGATCAAGCAGCCTATCTTCTACGCCCTCTATTCCTTCTTCGATCAGACGGGGCGCGGCTTCTTCGCGCTCTTCATCTACCTCGGGCTCATCGCGGTCGGCTGGAAGGCGCCCGAGGCCATTCCTCCGGTCCCGCGCGGGCGCCCTGTGGGTCGCAATGACCCCTGCCCCTGCGGGAGCGGCCGCAAGTACAAGCGCTGCTGCCTGGCGTAG
- a CDS encoding sialidase family protein: MLGQPATPDDETGPRLLSGPTGEVFSLWQRSGDLRTGGGGVFLALASPQHAWQKVLEILPNETGITALDPDVAFGSSGAVALAYQWRRHDPRTKQIRLARSDGGGKTWTQSSTSIDGSGAGFTPKLGWGRGRSLVVVWADERRFQRTWDIYARRSPDGGATWEPEQLLSRFPQQTSADLYARPEMVSDGLDHFWVVWVGLRNGRSSLYLSRSADGGQTWADPVALSGQSTSVFGQRLFRSGGRLLLVWQDTRTGRDRIYAVASANGGVTWSSPTRVDHLPADSQTDASSPAAVLGPDGEALVVWQDGRNGRDDIFAGRSGDGGRTWGTEDMRLDMDDAGTAVSRVPRIASAADGRLAVAWEDDRAGYEGIYLRVRAAGKSPAWGPEMLVAPPGQKKAARIPTVLWGRGGALYVAWEVWDYARGPLAVTKQVDGRTLLLDKK, translated from the coding sequence ATGCTGGGGCAACCTGCCACCCCTGACGACGAGACGGGGCCGCGACTGCTCTCCGGTCCCACGGGGGAGGTGTTCAGTCTCTGGCAGCGCTCCGGCGACCTCCGGACGGGCGGGGGCGGAGTCTTCCTCGCCCTCGCGTCGCCCCAGCACGCGTGGCAAAAGGTGCTGGAGATCCTTCCGAACGAGACCGGTATCACTGCCCTGGACCCCGACGTGGCATTCGGATCATCGGGGGCGGTGGCCCTGGCCTACCAGTGGAGGCGTCACGACCCCCGGACCAAGCAGATCCGCCTGGCCCGCTCGGACGGCGGGGGAAAGACGTGGACCCAGTCCTCCACATCGATAGATGGCTCGGGCGCAGGCTTCACGCCGAAGCTCGGATGGGGACGGGGGCGAAGCCTCGTGGTCGTGTGGGCGGATGAGCGGCGGTTCCAACGAACTTGGGACATCTACGCCCGCCGCTCTCCGGACGGCGGCGCCACGTGGGAACCTGAACAGCTGCTGAGCCGCTTCCCTCAGCAGACGAGCGCCGACCTCTATGCTCGACCCGAGATGGTCAGTGACGGCCTGGATCACTTCTGGGTCGTGTGGGTAGGGCTCCGGAACGGACGGAGCAGTCTCTATCTAAGCCGGTCCGCGGACGGCGGACAGACCTGGGCGGATCCGGTGGCGCTGAGCGGGCAGAGCACGTCCGTTTTCGGCCAGCGCCTTTTCCGCTCCGGAGGGCGTCTGTTGCTCGTCTGGCAGGACACCCGCACGGGTCGTGACCGCATCTACGCGGTCGCCTCCGCCAACGGCGGCGTGACGTGGAGCTCACCGACGCGCGTCGATCATCTCCCGGCAGATTCGCAAACCGATGCGAGTTCTCCGGCCGCGGTACTGGGCCCGGACGGAGAGGCGCTCGTGGTGTGGCAGGACGGCCGTAACGGCCGCGACGACATCTTCGCCGGACGCTCCGGAGACGGCGGACGCACCTGGGGAACGGAGGACATGCGGCTCGACATGGATGACGCCGGGACGGCGGTCTCCCGAGTCCCCAGGATCGCAAGCGCCGCGGACGGACGCCTGGCCGTCGCGTGGGAAGATGACCGCGCCGGTTACGAGGGCATCTACCTCCGCGTCCGAGCGGCCGGAAAGTCCCCAGCCTGGGGTCCCGAGATGCTTGTAGCGCCTCCCGGCCAAAAGAAGGCTGCCCGGATCCCCACGGTGCTCTGGGGGAGGGGCGGGGCGCTTTACGTGGCGTGGGAAGTGTGGGATTACGCGCGAGGCCCGTTGGCCGTCACGAAGCAGGTCGACGGTCGAACCCTGCTCCTCGACAAGAAATAA